The nucleotide sequence taaaacacaactatcctatgatctagtaattagactgctgggtatttacctcaaaaatataaaaacactaattctaagggatatgtgcacccctatgtttattgcagcattatttacaatagccaaattatggaagcagcccaaatgtccttcaactgatgaatggataaagaagatgtagtacatatatacaatagaatattattcagcataaaaagagtgaatcttaccatttgcaatgacatggatggagctggagagtatttaTTAGCAAAAtgagttagagaaagacaaataccatatgattttattcgtatgtggaatttaaaacacaaaataaacacgtaaaggaaaaaaaagaaagacaaaccaagaaacagactcttaactctagaaaACCAGAGGGGTTATATGATTACCAGTGGGGAGGTAGGTTGGAGgggggtaaaataggtgatggggattaaagagtacacttatcatgatggagaaaagaaaattgtcaCAATCCATGATAAATGAACTATTTACAACTGAAAAAGTCTGATAAAGGTCAGTTGACAAAATGAGCAGgaacaataaaaatactaaaagttGATGGCCCATACCCAgataattgaacatttttttcttagaaaatgggATTCAGCCATTTGAATACAACACAGTAAATGATCCTATTAGAATTCTCACATATGGACTCATGACCCACCCAGAAGGATCTGAAATATACTTTTGAATTGGCTAATCATTTTCTAGCAGAGTTTCCAGAAAATGATGAAgttttttttgttggtggtggttttgttgttttattttcctttgtttattttttatttttttttctcaagtatattttattaaaataatatacacatacaaaagtGTGTTTCATAGGTATACAACTCAATGATGTTTCAAAAATTGAATACACTCAGatcaagacacagaacatgacCAGTCCTTTAGAATCCACCATCATAGTCCCTTCCAGTCAGTAGGTACTCACACCCCCGCCCCCTACTCCCAAACTGTTGGGAGATAATTATCATGGGTTCTGATGTTTCTGCACTCTTGGAAGCAGAAACACTGCCTTTGTtcagagtatcttttttttttttccaatatatgaagtttattgtcaaattggtttccatacaacacccagtgctcatcccaaaaggtgccctcctcaatacccatcacccaccctcccctccctcccaccctcccatcaaccctcagtttgttctcagtttttaagagtctcttatgctttggctctcttccactctaacctcttttttttccttcccctcccccatgggtttctgttaagtttctcaggatccacataagcgtgaaaccatatggtatctgtctttctctgtatggcttatttcacttagcataacactctccagttccatccatgttgctacaaagggccatatttcattctttctcgttgccacatagtactccattgtgtatataaaccacaattttttttatccattcatcagttgatggacatttggctctttccataatttggctattgttgagagtgctgctataaacattggggtacaagtgcccctatgcatcagtactcctgtatcccttgggcaaattcctagcagtgctattgctgggtcatagggtacgtctatttttaatattttgaggaacctccacactgttttccagagtggctgcaccaatttgcattcccaccaacagtgcaagagggttcccgtttctccacatcctctccagcatctatggtctcctgatttgttcattttggccactctgttCAGAGTATCTTTTTAAGGATATCTGAGAACAGCCTTGGAAGACAGAAATAGTGTTTCCCTCCAGAGCAAAGGGCAGGTTTGCTTACAGCCTTGAAAAAATAGAGATTGTCTCCTATAGAACAAAGTACAGGTTTACTTGGTATTCTATGGAGTAAAGATAATGTTGGCCTTCAAAGCAAAGGGCATACATGCTTAATTCCCATTATAAAGGATTCACTTTCCCTAAGCCCAGGGTTCCTCTCCTCTGCAGCCCACTGTGTGGGCAGGGGTCACTTGGCTTTCTTCATGCTGCAGAATAAGAATTAGGGCTCAAGCAACTGGTGCAAGCACTGAAGCTGGCTATTGAATTGTAAcgtcctttgtctctgactcaGCATCCATTAACTAAGCACGCTAACATGCTAAGTTTGTAAGTAGGGTAAAATACCAGAATCTTCACTGTTCTTCATAGTGATTACTATGCTGACttctatcaccatagattagGTTTACTTGTTGTTAAACTTCaactataaatggaattatatagcaCATACtcttgagtctggcttcttttatccAACATCATATTTGTGAGATCCATTCATGTTATTACATGTAGGCACAGttctttatttctcacagtatTCCATGGTGTGAATATTtaaactgtgtttattttttctgccaGTGATGAACATTGGGGCAGTTCCCAGTGTTAGCTATTAGGATTGTGCTGTTATAAACACTTCTTTGCACGTCTTTGTGAATACATGtatgcatttctgttgggtatattCCCAGAACTGGATCAGAGGGTGTGCATAGATACTGCCAAACAATTGTCTAAAATTTTTGTATCAGGCTACTCTTCCACCATTGTGGTTTCTCTGTGTACTTTtccacacttgttattttccatctttttagtttatctgtttttttttttcagactgacATGCTTTCATTTTGCCATAACATGTACAAATAAATAGGCCAATGGTACCCTTCCAGTTTTACAGAGCAATCTCACAAGTATTTTTGCTGCTTAGGAAAAGCGATCTATCATTTGCTAGGTTGTTACCAGGGTAAATTGTCAAGATAATCAGGGCCACAAATTTTTTGTAGGTAATTTTCCCATGAAGACGACAATCTCTGAAGTCTTCAGCCTCTGACGAGACCAAGTTATTCAAATTGTATTTCTAAAGATACAGTTTTAACAGAAACAAGGTGAAAACTGTTGTGGATATTCACAGAATTCTCCATATTATATAGGAAATAGATCTATATTCTTCCAAGTGTTCCCTCAATTGAAAGCAAAACATATCTATATGACTGAATCTTCCCAGTAAGCAAAAGCAGAGAAAGTAACAGGATTTTActaaatatgagtgaaattaaGGGCACAGTAGTTAATCTTTCACATAAATAAGGTCAcatgaaaacaagagagaaaacacCCAACAtggcattgtttttctttaaaaagccctTGGGTAGGTAACAGAGCTAACACTTCAGCCACCTGCAATTCTCCCATCCCAGTCCTGAGAAAAGTAGCCCTTCTGTCACCACTCACAGAGCAAGCATCCCTTCCTTGCAGGTTCTCAGTCAACCCAGTCTTAATTCTAGGCCCTGCATTTCACTGGCAGTTTCTGCTGCTGGCCTTTAGTTCAGTTTTCCCTGCATGGGGCACCCATCACAACGTCTTTGgttctttcatccactttgaacaGGAAACACCTTTCTTTCCATCTAGACTGGTCTTCCCTTAAACCCTATAGGCATTGCTAAGGGAAGGAGGGGCTGGAAGCGTGCAGAGGGGCAGTAAGAGCTGTGGTAGTCTTCTTGACAGGACTCCCGTTCTGTctctggagaagaaaagagagctaGATTAAACTAAAGAGGCTGCTTTTGCAGATGTGTCTGagctgacactttttttttttttaatgtttttgttgagGGTGAGGCTACCACTTTTAAAAAGAGGTAGGAGAgatatgagagaaagagacaaagagaaggaaatgagaaagagaagacaaagcgTACACTCACCGTGGCACCTGTGACACTTAATCATGTTGAAGGTGAAGAATGGAGGCAACTTACAGTCCCTAGATTTTATATGAATTCCCTGGGTGAGGCTGAGAAAGCCTGGTACTTTATCACCAAGGACATTATCATTATCCTCGTTATGTGAATAGGGTCTAACTCATCACCTCAACCACTTGCCTGACAGCCTGTAGGTTTCCTGAGTGGTGGTTGTGGTGGTAAGGAATTGGAGTCTTGTAGGGGGGGAATAGAAAGGTCTTTCATGGGCTGGCAGGAAACGTGGACCCACCACCAGTTCTGGAGATCAGTGTTTATCTAAAATCAGAAAGTGGAGCTGACAACGGTCTGGAAAATGTCCATCCAGCAGGCAACAGCCTGAGGGGGTGGGTATAGGCAGCAGTCGGTGACCAGAAGGGCAGGAAGAGCAATGGAGTTGCATAAATCACATAGACCAAGTGGCACACTGCTGTTTTCCCTGGGTTTTATTAATGCCCAGCAATTGTCCACAGGTGATGAGCAAAGTGAGTAAAACAGGCTCCTGAACATAGCTAGAAATCCAGGTGGTAGTGACCAGGCTAGAGGCCCTGGGAACAAACAAGCAGTGTAGATAAAAGCAGTGCAATTTATAATATCATTTGTTTGGCTTAGAAGAGTGTGAACCATGCCACATAGCCTGTGATGTTAATATGGAACTGCCATGAAGGTCTAATGTTAAAGTTGAGAGAACGAATGTTCAAAGGAAGGAAGATGCTGAAAGGTCAGCACATAAAGAGTAATGGGCATACCCAGTGCTGTTGCCAAAGCACAGGTCCAGCAGGAAATGGTAGGGGATCTTGTATGGGAGTATTTTCAAGGGTGAGGTTAACCACTTTGGAACTCAAGGAGATCTCTACTGGCTTCCTTATCTGGCCAAGTCTAGCTTTATGGGCTCTTTCATGCAATAGGTAGTATTCAAGTGGATTTGGCCAGAGGTCCTCTTTGATAATCTCAGCAATTCTGTCAGACTCTGGGAGGTTGTGGTCTGAAAACCAGGCAATGAAGCTGCAGATGAAGTCTTGATTCTTATGACGTCTTGATTGGAGTGGCAAGAGACATCACTTGGCTGGGGGTTCTCACCTCATATTCCTTGACAGTGAGCTTGTTTCTGCACTATGGGtttcttagaaagaaaaacttgaaCTTGCAGCCCATCCTAGGGTATCTGAAGCCCTTCACCTCCATATTGGTTATGTACTTAAACATCTATGCTTCTTGGCCTCTAATCGGGGTGGACAGCTGTGGGTGGTTCCAAAAGGCCCTGACCCAGAAGCTGGGGATATTCTGAATGATGTAGTTCCTCTGCTCTAGGTAGTGTTGCCATACCTTCCCAAATTTGTGCTCCACGTGCAGTATGGCTCTGTCAGCCTGAGCCTTCCGTGTCCATTTCTGGCTGGCTGGCCTCCACGGAGCTCATGTGGAGAGCCACATTCAGGGACCAGGGACCTCCCTTGACTTTCACCTAATTTACCACTTTGTTTTCCTCCACTGCTTCCATTTCTTCACCTCCTGGCTTCACCACCACCACTCCAGCCCTCTCTTCCTCACCCACTGCTCCTCAGAAGATGGCACAcatttcagtctgttttcttgGCCTTTGCCCGAGCCATCACTTCAGACCCCAGCCTCCATGTGCAATAGATTTCTAGGCCCTTATCCCCACTAGGACCATGTGGCTCTTTACACTAAAAGCCATTTTTCATGTTGCTTTCATTTACTCAGAGGCTGCTTCTAGGCCCTTCATGGGTCAGTCTCATGATAGTCCATTTCCATAACCTGTgccatcctttttatttctgcctcgctagtgtgtgtgtgatgttatCACATGCTGGTTTTAAGTTGCATTTACCTCCTGTGTAACAAAGaaacttttcatgtgttttgatATCCTCTCCTTACGAGGTGTCCgagtcttctccccatttttctgttgcgtattctgtatttttcatattgatttgtaGGAATCCTTTATGCATTATAGATACAAGTCTCTTTAGAAACCAGTGTATTGCAAATGTCTCCTCCCTTTCTTAGTTGCTTTCCTCTATTTTAACTATGTCTTTGgatgaacagaagttttaaattgtAACATATTCCAATTTATCACTTTCCCCTTTTAgattagtgatttttattttctgtttaagaaatcttcCCTGTCCAGGATCTTTCACTTTTATACCCACAGTTGATCTGAAATTGGTTATTGTGAATGATGTGTTAGGAATCAAGattcatttttccatataaatattgAATTGACCAGACCCTGTTTATTGAGAAGACCATCACCTCCCCATGCatgggtttttaaatgtttccatcaAAAATGGCATATGTCATTAGCCAGAGCTAGTCAGATGGCCTTGCCTAGCTTCACAAGGTCAGGTAAGTGCTATCGTCTAGGAAAAAGGAAACTAGAAGTCCTGGTGAGCATTATATCACTCATCAAAGAGTATAACCTGAGTAATGTGTAAAATTAGCAGAGTTAggccaaagaaagagaaaaagtaaatgaggaacattagaggagaaaaatgaaaaacaatagaaTATCAACCAAAGATTAACAATAAAAGGAGGAAGAGACTATGTAAACAGTATTTGGAATGAAAAATAGTCACAGTAGTGATTTAGAGAACTATCAGAGGGCATGttggaaaacattatgccaaTGCATTTTCAAACCTggatgaaatatattatttcacagaATGTATTTCATTGACACTGACTGAAAGGCAGTAGAAAACCTAAACAGATGTAGAAACAATAAGTTGAATCAAGAGTTTCAAAGTAATCTTTGCACAAAATAGCATGAGGCTGAAATGATGTTGAGACAAATACTACTATACCTACATAGTCTATTAAATACATAGtctattaaacattaaatatttattgtgtgcctgTGCTATGCCTGGCACACTTCTAGGCCCTTGGTGTATATTGGCAAACAGAAcaaagatttctttccttttggagtTTCTAACAGaggagaaagacaataaataacacttaaacAGTAAAACATAATAGGAAGTGATGAGTACTatggaaaggaaacaagaatTGAATAAGGAGAATGAGGGTTCTAGGAGTAGGGAGTGGggaacaataattttaaaaggggTGGTCAGAGGAAGCCTCATTGAAATGGTAAGATTTTGGCAAAGATTCAAAGACGAGAGAGTTAGCTAGAGGATATTATAGAGAAGAGCATTCTAAGAAGAGAGAAGAGCTAAGCAGAGGCTGTAAGACAGGAGCATGCCTAGGGCATTCAAAGAATAACAAGGAGATCACTGTGACTGGAGCAGAGTGGATGAGAGAGGCCAAATCAAGTAGGGTCTCATAGGATATTGTAAGACTTGTGGCTTCTGCTCTTAGTGAGATGGAAAGCCACTTCAGAAATTTGAACAGAGGACTCAAAATCTGGCTTAGGTTTTGCATGGATTGTTTTAGGTCCTGGGTGAAGAATAGACTGGATGGGGGCAGTGGTAGATGCAGGGAGATCTTTTAGAAGGCTATCCAAAGTAGTCCAGGTGGAAGAAATTTCTCAGACCAAGTGGTAGCAATGGAGGTGGATGGTGGATGTAGTATGATGGTAATGCCAGCATGGTTTCATGATAAATTGGGTAGGGGAAATGAGACAAAGAAGTCAAAAATGACTCCATGGATTTTGACCTGAGTAGCTGGTAAGATAGAGTTGCcagaagcagagaaggggaagatcATGATGGAGCAGATCTCTACAGAAGAATCAGAAGTTTACTTTTAGATGAGTGGAGTTTAAAATGACTGTTAGACAACAGTTGAGATAGTAAGCATTAGAAATCTGAAACTCAGGTCTGTGACTGGGATACAGATTTGGGAATAAACAGCATACATGATATTTAAAGCCAGAGAGCTAGATTAAATCACCAAGGGTGTGAGTATTGATATACTAAGCCCTGGGGCCTCCAAAATTATAAGGTCAAGGAGGATAAGACTAAGGAGAGACCACTGAGGTAGGAGGGAATGAGAGTGTGCAGTGTGCTGGCAGCCTGATGCATAAAGGGAAGTGTTCAACTGTGTTTACATGTGTGACATGGTGATGACAGGTCAAGTAAAATGAAGTCTGAGAATTGACCATTGGATTTTACAGCAAAAAGAATCACTGGTGACTCAGGAAGAGCACTTTCAGTGGAGTGAGGGGGCTGGAGTGGGTTTTAAGgggaatgagagaaaagaaatttgagaCAGTGAACATTGACAATTCTTTTGAAGAATTTGctccaaaaggaaataaagaaatggggTCATCACTTGACAAGAACAGTTTTGGAAGCGTGAGAGGGTGACAGCTTAGCTATAATGGGTTTAAGAGGAAATGTGAAGGGAGAAAGTGAAGGTAGCAAGTATACACGACTCTTGAGCAGTTGTGGTCTACAGAAGGGGGGGTGATAGCTGGTGGAGAAAGTAGGTCaatgaaagtgtttttaaaatgggggaaaaggaAGTATGTGTACGTGCTGATGTCAATGATTTGGTAGGGAGCAAAAAATGAtgtaggagagaggaaggagaatcaTTCGATGGATGCCCTTGAATAGATGAGATCAGATGGAATCTGGAGCCTaagtggagaaggaggaggacttGGCTGTCGATGGGAGCACAGTAAGTTCACCTGTAGGAACTGCAGGAAGGCAAAGGATAAGGGTATGTATGCTGGTCAGTGGGTAGAAGTGGTGGAATCTATGAAGttctcttctgatttcttcaGTGTTATAAGTAAGGCAGAAAGCAAGATTATTAAAAGGATGAGGCAAGAGGCAGTGGGATTCTGAGAAGAGAGCTCTCAAGGTCATGGATTTGAAGTGAGTTACGTCAGCATGGTTGGGAATTTTTCTTCAGCCACATTCAGTGTACAGGCGCAGCATGAGTAAGCAGAGTTAGATTTAGAGCTGAAGCaagaagagcaagaaaatgatgacaataatCGATCTTAGAATTGAAGCTGCAGGAATAGAGGACATACAGGGATGAGGGGCAGTGAACAGGTGGCCTGATCAATGCACTGGAAGACCCAGGGAATTGAGGTGTTGTTGGGCCAAGTACCAGAGTGCGCTGGAGGGATGCCACAGAGGTTGGGGAGTGGAACACAGAGGATTGGTCAGAATCTTACTTATCCTTCCAAATGGGGCTCAGATGAGGCAGATTGAGGATGATGTCATTCCAGGTGGGGAGGTCAGTGAACCACGAGGCCAGGGTGTGAAGGATCACTGATGTGTATATTGAAATGATGGAAAGATAAGGCCAGAGAGCAGTGAGAAAGAGCCAGGAGCTAAAATCATTGAGAAATGAGGGGGGTAtgacctggggatcatgacctgggcatgAACGCAGGGCATTAGGCGATCTAAAGTGATGACAGGAGATTTAAAGCTGGGCCTGTATTCTAGGGCCAAGGTTAATTACATAGCAATGCCACCTTTGCTGAAATCAGTTAGTGGGAAAGCAGATACTTTTAGAATTTCATATTAATGTCACAGACCCTGTATTTCACTATTTTTCTCAGAGTGCCTAGAAGAAGGTTACACATAAAGGAGCTGATAAAAAATAAGgaatgtgtatcttttttttttaattagaaagtgAATGGTGACCATACTGGGTTTAGGGTGAATGGTAATTTCTCTTGGGGTCTTTCATTCTGTTTGAGTCCTAGAGGATGGACTAGAAACTACTGAAGAGAACAAAATAGGATTTTAAGTTGGGGCTTGAAACATTCTGgctatatgtatgtgtatatatatttatatatatatatttatatatgtgcaatataatatatataatatatacataacataaatatatacttaaatattttttagatttatatatgtgtatatatatattttagaaagggatatatatatatatatatattacatattttagaaagggggaccatatatattatatacacatatattttagaaagggggaatatatatatattttagaaaggggaaataaagaaagataatacaaaatatatgaactgTCTAGTCAACcagaagcagaaatagaaatgtgaaaagagaggaagagggaaggggggagagatagagaaagaaaaaaggaagaaagaaaagaaaaatgaggaaagaaagaaggatggcTTCTTGGGAGAAGTCCATAGTAGCCACAATTCTGCACAGCATAGAATTGTGAAGTGTTTAAATTCtctgggaaacagaaaaaaaaaacaaacatgatctTTTAATGGATAAACTTAATATAAGATGAATGAAGAGAGCCTGTGAATTGTGTAGTCTTAATTCCCTTTGACTCTTCAAATCCTGTTGAGCAGTTCTTCCTTGCTTTGAAAGGGATCTCTCTTGACTTAAAGTCTTTAAGCAAGTATGTTTGTATAATTTGGCATGCAGAGCCACGGTTCCTtgggctgggccacccagggtaGAACGTTAAGGACCTCAATCTGGTGTTACTTACTTAAGACAAGAAAGAATGCTGGTAGACATGAGAAGGAGATACACACTTTGTTACTTTCCTCAGTTTCCCATAGAAAGCCCATGAAACTGTGTGTGCAGAAGGAATTGGTGAAAAAGAGGCTTTGAGTGATTAACCAAGTAGCTTTACAGCTGCAGTCATCTCTCTACAGCCTCTTggaaaaagtatataaatagaagtggaatgaaaatattttagttaccAGAGAGTGGGTAATGATTTACCCTGGGAAAGTCAATAATTGTGATTTAATCATGTGCTAGGAATACAGCACTCAGAAAGAGCAAATATGCATGATGGTGCCTGATAAAACCATAAGG is from Panthera uncia isolate 11264 chromosome A3 unlocalized genomic scaffold, Puncia_PCG_1.0 HiC_scaffold_11, whole genome shotgun sequence and encodes:
- the TSPYL6 gene encoding LOW QUALITY PROTEIN: testis-specific Y-encoded-like protein 6 (The sequence of the model RefSeq protein was modified relative to this genomic sequence to represent the inferred CDS: inserted 6 bases in 3 codons; substituted 5 bases at 5 genomic stop codons) encodes the protein MKNGFXCKEPHGPSGDKGLEIYCTWRLGSEVMARAKAKKXQTEMCAIFXGAVGEEERAGVVVVKPGGEEMEAVEENKVVNXVKVKGGPWSLNVALHMSSVEASQPEMDTXKAQADRAILHVEHKFGKVWQHYLEQRNYIIQNIPSFWVRAFWNHPQLSTPIRGQEAXMFKYITNMEVKGFRYPRMGCKFKFFFLRNPXCRNKLTVKEYEVRTPSQVMSLATXQSRRHKNQDFICSFIAWFSDHNLPESDRIAEIIKEDLWPNPLEYYLLHERAHKARLGQIRKPVEISLSSKVVNLTLENTPIQDPLPFPAGPVLWQQHWVCPLLFMC